The genomic interval caaaacattgtcCTTTATTTGTACAACTTAATTTAGTGAATCTAATTGCATGATGCACAATTATCCAAAATTAAACCTTGAATATCAAAACAGTTTGGAATTAATACACACATTTGGGTCGGTCTGGGAAGTGAAAACACACCACTTATATAACTTTTAACATTGTTGTAAACTAtctaaaaagataaaaaaaaatcactttgtgCACATTGAGAACTGAGGAAATGTGTactttaattgaatttttcaATTTCCGGTTGTAAGAGCGACAAAAGCAGCGGCAAGGTAACCGTGGGAACTCGAGCGGCATTAACCAGCCGCATGTGACCAGCGATGTTGGTTTGTATTATGGCAGCCTGACTTAAGTATTCAATCCTTCAACATACCAATTAAATAAAACGGTATCTCTGTCAATAGTTTTACTATTTTGATCGTGAGGCATTATGTCATTTTGTGTGTGCTGTAATACAGCACCAAATATGCAGAAGATTCTAAAAACAGGAATTCTAGCTGCGACGAGTTTAGCCAGAAAACTGGACCTTTTATCTGTATTCATAGATGTCAACTTCTCTCCTGCTACTTGGCGGATCTTCTCAAAGATCAATGATCTTTATGTATAGATGACCGTAAAGAAACGAATTCGGCTCCGACGAGgtcttttgtgtgttttttcccaTCCAGAAGCTTGTTTTTCAACTCCTTTTATCTACTGGGTGGTTGTGGTCAAAGCTGAAtgaacttaatatgtagatggtGTTAGAAAAGGAAATTTAGGTTTTAGCGAGAATTATAGCCCTTTGTCTGTTTTCTACTTTATGATATAATATCCCAAACTGTTGTGATTTCAACACCTCTTAGATTGCTTGCCAGATATTGCTCAAATTTTCATAACTGAATAACCTGAATTTGATGACGACTAAATACACACACGcaacgcacgcacgcacagacacacacacacacacacacacacatgcatgcctaacAAGACGTTGAAAACCAGTAATCAAGAAGTCGGTCGTATGTTTGATATCAAGAAATCGATGTTTTGATATCATGAAAtaattttctgataaaaaaattgGGATGGCAACTAATATCAAAATTGGTATTTGATATTCTATCTATAAAAGTATTCAAATATTTGATCGTCTGatattcaatataaatgtataagatctgacattttttttattagctGCTACTAATATAGGATGAAAAAAGCATGCAACTAAATGGACGTACACTCATTTTGTATTCAAATTTGAATGCATCGAACAAATAAACAAGCAAAAGACCAAATACAGGTTCAAAATTGGTGTTGTTCCTGTGTAAGTAAGCACATCGTTACACACACAAGTAACACTTAACAGACGACTTATTGCACGAACGAGTAAAACGCTTCCAAACATTCACACGatattgtgggatgctttttcaaCTCTTATGTGATATTTCAGCAATGCAGATCTAGTCTTAACGATACCAGCatactatattcaaatgagacaCTGTGTATAATTAACAGAACGCTGTTTATATGTTTTAGTTCtacatttcaaaatattattaactGTTTATAGAAATGTTGCGGAACAATTACAGTTTCAAAGGTATTTTCCGAAAACATGctttaattgcaatatattttgatataaacaaAAACTTATATTGATATGAGGAactattttttatagaaaaaaaactatATTGATGTCAGGAATTCGAAAAATTGATACCAAACATTGTCACAAAAATATGGTCGAAGCTGTCAAAACAACTATTGTGTATCTAATTGCTTCCATCTAGGCGACTTAAATCACCACTGTAGCTTTTATGTTGTTAACTAATAAGATATGTAAATAATTATCGCAAGCTCAACACCGATCACTCATATGTGTAAGAGTAAATTGTTTCATCAAGTTTCTGTGTAAGCAGACTATAGCTCCTTCCAAATTTCCTCAAACCCTCCCCTAGTGAATTATAAGAAAACTTGAAATTGGTTCAGGGCTGTTTCTTTGTGTTTATAATTGGGTTTGGTTAGTTTACAAATCCTATTTGAATATTTCGAttataatttttttgaaaaaaaaaggttatGCATATTGATATGTTTAACTCGTCTGATAAACATGTCAATGCTAAATAGAATCCAATTGAAGCGAATCTCGGGACCCCTTCTTATAGTCTAACAGCcttaaaagaataaaaatatgCTTGTGCCCCACATTTTGTTTACTGAACTCATCTTTACCTCCCTGTTTGACTTTTTAAAACTTCAACAAATGAATAAccttaaatttgtaaaataaagaaaggaattttgagtCCGACCAGTTTTTTCTGATTGACTATGCTTTGTCTGTCTTTCGTAGGTTGCATAAATAATGGATTTGTCATCTGAAAACATTAATCACAGGGGGCTTTAGTGGATGTGACACATGTCTAGTTTAAATAAGAAGAGCATGGCTAGTTGTGTGTCAGTTTATTGTACTGCATTATGATTGGCTGACTATTTTTAGAATCAGGAGCGCCACCTGCCCAGGTCTACGTTACCTCAGTGAGAAACAACACGAACAAGAAAGATAAGGCGACAAAGGGACGGAAGAAACAACTGACGAACGAAGAGATAAGCTTGCCTAGTGACGTAAGACGCGTCGGCCATGTTGGGCTGAACCTAGACACAGGTCTCGACGTATGTATACTAACGTATGTGTTGTTACGCTTGTTTAGCTAGTGGACCTCAAATTGTAAAGAATAAAGAATTCCACATATGCCAATCATACGCAGTTTTTGCATGTTCAATGTTTATGGCATTAAATTGGTAAACGTGACTGAACAGGGTACATAAAaacgttttaattgtgaaatattaaaattgaaaattggtATGTATTAAAACCCAAATATTTTGAAGCAATTCTTGTACGAAAAACAATGTAAGTGTATGCCTTCATAAACGTTTACAATCTCAAGTGCGAAAAAGCGAAATGCCACTGTAGAACCAAATACACTTAGTGTATGTTTTAAAGGTGTAAGACTCTTAATTCTGCAGTGATAGCAGGATatcataatattaaattaaaattgtaattggcAATGTAAAGCATATGTCAGATAAATATGTACTTCCTTGCAAAACCTCTGGGGTATATGATAAGCGTGGTAATGCTTTTATCTAACCGACCACCATTCTTTCCACAGCATCAATAATAACAGGAGAACTGTTATCTATACTATATTTCATGACATCCTTTTGTTGACGTCTGTGGcatccttaaaggggccttttcacgttttggtaaattgacaaaattaaaaaaagtagtttcagattcgcaaagtattgatttagttatgatatttgtgaggaaacagtaatactgaacatttaccatgctctaaaatagccattatatgcatcttttgacgatttaaaaacttaaaaattataaagcgttgcaacgggagacgactgaataatttggagagttctgttgttttcgttatattttgtgaaactacgaggattgcttatataaagtaaaaaacacATCActgcatgagcatggatggccgagtggtctaagtggtagacttttactccaggactccaggggtcagtggttcgagacctgTTTAGGGttactgttttctttttttaaattttatttttgattttttttactggagcttttaagatccaatgtttacattaatcaatataaagcatttaatgacaaacttcaatacatgccaaaatctgtgaaaaggcccctttaacggttGCTGACctaatgtgaaaaaaaaacttaatataaaaaatatactgtcAGCATATGGCCCGGCTTTTCACATTAAAAATTAGCATTCTGGATTAAGTAAAATATCGACCACCGCCTCGATCAATGAATTGTGCACAATTATagatttataataatgtatttgttataGCAGGTGCAGGGGTTGGATCCAGAGATACAGATTATTTGTGAGTATTTAGGAATGTCGACAGTGGACGAGGAAACGATCGATTTCATCTACGACTTTGTTGACAAGAAGGGTGGACTTGAAGAACTGATGAAAGAGATAGCACAGCAACAGTCAAGTAAGTATTATTGTGGTATATTTGACCTATAGTATTTTAAGAAGTTTTGGccaatatattgaaatatgccTACCGCAAATTCTACTTCGCTGCAACATTCTATTGTTCGCATGATAAGACGTTAtctaaaataatttacaataacGACTATACCCTTTGTGTAATAATGGTATAATGCTGTCATATACAAGAAGGCTGGTATCAATTTTGATATTTAGATAGAGGCAATCTATATCAAGAAGACTGGTAAGGGAAATGCCATGGAGAGAGTACATTAACATATGGGTGAGGAGAACAAATTTCATCAAGCTGTAGTCATACTGGACGATTTCATGCAAAATAATGATGCATCTTCATGGCCTGTTAAGTGTGTACAAAACATCAACTGATAATTTAACAGTAAGATGAGTTATAGATATGAATATTTATGTATGCGACCTGTGGGGAACTTCATACATCAGTCACAAAAGTTGTTTATACTATTGTGTTTGCGCCTGGCAAAGTTCGTTCGAACTAAAACTCCATCAACTTCATAAATTTCTCATTATGGGGTAATGTCCTCTTTACCTAGCTGATATGCAAAGGTAATTATAAGAGGTCCAAGGCCAAGTTTAGACTgtaaatttattattcattatgagattttagtTGAAGGTACCAAACATGTTTACCATATGGAGCCAAACAGTTTCTATTGTTAGATCAGGACCTTTTGAGTGCCACATCAtcgctttattaatattttctctatGACGCATGTTTCctgtttgatttatgttttagcagtcacataaaaaACAATCTATGTTATATTgatcttttacacccaatattgctgcttcttcctgtatttgaaCGTATGTGCCGTagcaacacaaataaataaactcgATTGATAGTTCTTTgctctttattcagttgttaacatAAAGTTTCCAAGTCAATATAATTCTGAAAATTAGTTTGTTAATGCAAAACTTCCAAGTCCATGTAATTCTCAAAGTAACTAACAACGTTTTCAAGACATGACAAAATCCGTCCAAATCCATCCAGATAggaccccaccccaccccacctgGGGTTGGGTTCTGAAGAAAAACCTCTGTGCGTACGTCCTATGTGTTAAATCCTTATTATTTTTGTGTCCAAGACGCATTACTTATATACAggtatcgttacataaacatgtcaactttttgggtcaaaccaatttgttgaaatgcacGATACGGAAACAACATCCATTAACTTAGTAATCCTGTCATGATCTACACTTTAAACGGACTGAACCCGTGCGTCTAATGTCAACAAATTAATGAGTTTCGGCCATACTGACGTAAACCAAGGCATGCATTATATCCTATAATTTAAACGGACTGTAGCTAGTGGAAAGCGTGTACCTGCTGTCAACAAATTAATTGGTCCCCAGCAACACTGACGTAGCCCCAGGGTTTGCATTATAGCGAACAAGGAATATAcctaaaatacaccaattatgtgACACGtagatgatctgaaatataaactatatgatgctatattattaaatctttttgtaaAGAGAAGGGATTTAGTTGACATTTGTTCgtaatgtaatgtcatcgtttctcaaaaagttgttactctgttgctctggtctccttcctaccattgagtaatggtaattaaattgattgcgttttaattcccttgtataattgtttaatttgagttgcaatgctgggaggttaaatgttatttacacttatatgtagaATGattattgctgggccaagtgcgaggttgagcgctctaaacccGGTTTTAACCCCAAAtggtttgcattgaccgttccaaggcggtgactccagctttattcttttatgtgtgtatgttgtttcgtattgttcTTTTTCTTACTGTTTTTGgccattggtcacttgccttaaataaaggaccagcaatttgtatataataagaatgcaatactgctccaacaGCTGTAGTTTCGCTTActagtatttatattaaaatgttttgcgCTTAAATTGCAATTGTAAACACTGTTTGAGAAACGCGTATTTGATCAATTAAGCAGCTTTTAGGAGTTCAACTGAGTGACAACGCTGCTGGGAAAGCTAACTCTTGGAATGTATGTAAACGTACAGTTTGTTCTAATCCGCAATAAATTAGCTAACGGAAACAATGAATATGCCCTCGCGATAAAATGACACTAACAAAGTCCAATTAGAAAAAGGCTTTTTAAGATATCAAATAATAGCGACGCTGGGGCACTAAAAATATGTGTTGTATCCTATTCATGCGTTTTAAGCATTCTGTTCCTAAAATCCGTCTCAATGAGTACATTTGATTGAGATCGTTAGTTATATACGCGCGTTGTGTTTGCCCTAGGCCTCAAACCGGTTGAAGCCCCATATGCTTTGCATATAACGTTCCATAAGCGCCCATAAAATTGTTGTATTAACGCCTCCGTAATTGACAGTATTTCAAATTATTTCTTTGATCCATTCTATGCAAAGCCCTAAATCAACTATGTATGTCATGTATATATGTACCAATTGTTTAAGCCAATTTTTAAGGAAAACAACGTAATTACTAGTTACATTTATGACTGTCCAATTATTAGATTTAACCGAAGGTTCTGTGTTGTTACTGTACATTTCCGTTTTCTAAGCATATCTAATGACCTTTTATGAGAAACATATTCATTTAGTGATAGGCGATGAAATATTGTAAACTAGTGGCTAAACAATTTCTTATAATTGTCTCACCAGCCTTACAAGGGCctatatttgtgcccttttttcTGTCGGGTAATTTTGACTTTTTCCGTGTTTGCGGGTTTAAAACTCGACAACATGACTAATGCAAGAATGATAAAAATACCAACCAGAAGAAAGAGTTAAATGTCATAATGCTTGCATGTGCGCCCTTTTTGTCGCTCTGTTGGGTATTTATCGTTATTTCGTGTTAGCATATTCGCATTTTGGCATTTTGGCATCTTCTTTAACCAGAAAATACGACAGAGCGAAATTTGAGAAATAAGCATCATACAATTATCGACACTGACAGTGTACTGTTGAGCATTTTGCCCTGTTAAATATGATATAGAGTAAGGCCAATAATATCTTACATTTTTCGAGGGAATAATTACATGACCATTCCTATGCAAAGTTATGTGACGGTATTGATACACGCGTTCATAAATTCTGATTTGAGAGCACAGCCACACCACCAACTGAGCTAGCCGGGAAGTAGGCAAGTTCAAAAGagtaatattttttcattgtccAATTATCAATTGCTTTAACTTGCAACACGTTATAAGTTTGTGGACTAATGAATGCTTCCGAGGTCGGCATATTAAAATCCGGGCTAGAaaatcagtagtagtagtcatagaagtagtagtagtagtagaagttttagtagtggtagtagtagtagtagtagtagtagtagtagtagtagtagtagtagtagtagtagtagtagaagtagtagtagtagtagtagtagtagtagtagtagtagtagtagtagttgtagtagtagttgtagtagtagtagtagtagtagaagaagtagtagtaggagtagtagtaggagcagtagtagtagtagaagaagaagaagtagtagtagtagtagtagtagtagtagtagtagtagtagcagtagtagtagtagtagtagtagtagtagtagtagtagtagtagtagtagtagtagtagtagtagtagtagtagtagtagtagacgtagtagtagacgtagttatagtagtagtagtagtagtagtagttgttgttgtagtagtagtagtagtagtagtagtagtagtagtagtagtagtagtagtagtagtagtagtagtagtagtagtagtagtagtagtagtagaagtagtagtagtagaagtagtagtagtagtagtagtagtagtagaagtagtagtagaagtagtagttgtagtagtagtagtagtagtagtagtagtagtagtagcagtagtagtagtagtagtagtagtagttgtattagtagtagtagtagtagtagaagttgtagtagtagtagtagtagtagtagtagtagtagtagtagtagtagtagtagtagtagtaaaagtagtagtagtagtagtagtagtagtagtagtagtagtagtagtagtagtagtagtagtagtagtagtagtagtagttgttgaagcacaaatagaagtagtagtagtagtagtagtagtagtagtagtagtagtagtagtagtagtagtagaagtagtagtagtagtagtagtagtagtagtagtagtagtagtagtagtagtagtagtagtagtagtagtagtagtagtagtagtagtagtagtagtagtagtagttgttgttgttgtagtagtagttgtagtagtagtagtagtagtagtagtagtagtagtagtagtagtagttgaagtactagtattAGTAGCAGAAGGGAGGAAGTGGATcagcaacatcagcagcagcTGAAGCTCGCAGAGTTCGAATCTTACTTGCACCGtgtacacaaaatatttttttaaattttaatatcagTCTATATTAGTGTGAAATCAAGCACTGAATTTGGTAATGTATGCCTCTTTTTAAGTACAGCAGTACAGTTGGGTAATTTCTCCAAAAATATGCAAAGGTTAAAcatttaaagaaatgaaattgtaTATTGCAGGTGTGGTTGACTTTTATATACACGTATTCATTTACGTgtaaaattgttaatttattgtatGGAAGGTGTCAACAAATAATGACGATACTTTTCTTATTTAATATCTTAGACCATGATAGCTGTTAATAGGTTATGACGTACACTGATTCACTAGTACATGTATACGTTATGCAAATGACAGCCAAAAATGAATCTTCTGGGCGAGATACACTTAACGGAAAAAAGTTAGGAACAGTTTGTTCTACCTCTATACAATTTCTCAAAGTAATATATATCCGTTAATATATGGTTATTGCGGCAACATACAGCAATAACCATACTTTAAGGGATATATGTATTGTAAAGAGTTTTTATACATTGTCTTGATTTTTAATCTGATATGAAAGATTTAGTAGTTTCGACGGATTGTGATCATAACGCAGTATTTACAATTATATAGTTAATAAGAATTGAGCAATATTAGATCGAATGTGGTGCATTTTGCATCGGCCATTAATAGGCAAAGATACGACAAAAGTTTGTGTAGTTACTATACTTGAAATGCTTGCTTTCAAGTTAACTTGTCGGTTAGATGAagaacttaaagtgatattattggcatttctcactgttgaattgagttgaaaagaattaacaggtcaaaggagttagttaaaatgtggtaaaaattaattttacattcgatattttacgtgactcacccagtcctctaagccgaaatgatctgtaaaacaaaattgtgtctatgtgtcgtatgaacgaaaaTGCACTAAAATTAAATTCAGGTTCACAtggtacatgcatgatcagttgtcaaacgaaagtacggttgatactcaaatgcattatttttctctttccgggatattgctttagtatgttgatgctgcattattaaatataagtgtatatgaagtgaaaacacaaaaaataaacaacggtagCGATAGACACtaataaactgttagatgcccataatatcactttaactgtaCATAACCGATCCCAAACTTGTCGAAGGTATTGAAGTGTTACAGTGCGTTAGATTTTGTCTACCATATGGAACGTGTAATATTGAAATGCACAGTAAACTTATATTTACACAAAATGTAAATTTTACTCGAATTGAAttactttgtgttttttataatGTTCAAATCGCACTTGGTGATATTATTTTTACGCATCCACACTCCTGATCACTCCACAATGAActgttattgaaaaatattattgattGTAAATTAAATGGTGTTTTTATTCTTTGTGCAGAAGTTCAACCACCAAGTACAGTAAGGAGACAAGGTCGttttccaccaccaccaccaccactagaAAGTCAATTTCAATATGCATCGCCCGTCTCTAGCCAAGGGGCAATTTCAGTCTCAGCAAAAGCTGCTGACGTTTTTCCAGTACAACAGTATGTTGCAGGACGTCGTTGCGTACGGCCAGAATCGGGCGAACGACAAATATTCCCCAGTGATAAGGTGAGTGAGCTGTAAAATTATACACAaccatttttaaataatatacgtTATGCTGCGAGTGCAATCTTTTCACAACTTCATACAAAATCATTTACTTCTTACATTAAGCTTTGAAGAATGAAATTATTTGGGTGGTGAAGAAATATATATCTGGTTGAATCGCACTCTAAAATGGTACAACACAATTCAATTTTAAACATTTGGATTAATACCACAATATTAGCATTTACAAAAACGAAACAAAGATTTAAGCACATGAGATTCCAACTACCTAATTACTCACAGGCTATTGAAAGACGTCGCCGTGTACATCCTTCGCCACAAGAGATTGAGAGCATCGCATATGTTTCACCTTCAAGTCCAGGACGTCGTTTTGGACGGATGTTCAAATCTGCCGACCTGCTGATGCTCCCCAGTGATACAGTGAGTATGAAGTACAAGTGTACACagcttttattgatattttatttattatgctgCAAGAACACTTTTGTGTTACTTTATACCAAATTGATTAATTCTTACTCTTTACATTGAATAATAAAATTATGAAAGTGATGCAAATTAAACGCTCCCCTTTCCAATTACTCAACTCATTACGTGTTTAAAACATGCGTATGTGTGGTTTCTTATTGTTTTTGTGGGTACAAATATTGTTCTACAAGTATTATGTGTATCTGCGAAGGAGTCAAACAACTCGCTCCTTGACGGGATTTCACCTGGCAAAGCAAACGACTCGTCCGAACTTCACAATCCGCTACTTCAAGGAAGGTGTATTCAACAAGCGCAACattgtcaaataaattttgtatcgatatgttttatttcttatttttcgCTATTTTGTCCTTATTTcctattaaacaaataaataatatatatagatattattgcaatatatactaaatatatgTCAATACAGACATAAAGCAGATAATTTTTGAGAAATACATTCAGATCTTTCTGAATCcttatttatttaatgcattacTATTGCCAAATCCCCTTGGGATCCAGTCAATCCGTCAAATACTTGCTTTGAAGAATATGACAAAAATCTGtgtctgtatatatatattatatatatatattatttataaatatatatatatatatatagatatattatatatctctctctctctatcctcatctctctcatctctctctcgctctcttcCTCTCCTCcatctctcctctctctctctctctctctcttctctctctctctctatctctcctctctctctctctctctcaatctctctctctctctctctctctctctatatatataatattagttTATCCCGCTAACCGTTGAAAACCCTCGATAAAAAGCATCTCAAATTGACAAGTGAACAGTTTGCcaataactaaataaaaaaacataagttCATCCGTTTCCTCTTTTCGGGTCCATTATCTTTAAAAATTGTCAATTGTAGTGTGTTCATGATTTTTAAATGACTGCGTGTAAGCTCTTTTTCAATTATTTGTACCATTTTCGTCTTTGGCAGATTGCCGAAGTCGGTTTGACAACGAGGCATGATATGAGATACGGGATGTGACTTTGTAGACCGAATGGTCGGAACTGAAGAATTGTCCAGTCGCAAAATTATCGATCACTCCTCCCACACAGTCACGTGGTATAGT from Dreissena polymorpha isolate Duluth1 chromosome 1, UMN_Dpol_1.0, whole genome shotgun sequence carries:
- the LOC127860919 gene encoding actin nucleation-promoting factor WASL-like; protein product: MVWEQVLTDNFVYKTLSTYFHTFEAHVCQAGLKFASEKEAAHFQKMVEGKLMERVQKRMGEENYKRQKQRQGNRGNSSGINQPHVTSDVESGAPPAQVYVTSVRNNTNKKDKATKGRKKQLTNEEISLPSDVRRVGHVGLNLDTGLDQVQGLDPEIQIICEYLGMSTVDEETIDFIYDFVDKKGGLEELMKEIAQQQSRRRCVRPESGERQIFPSDKAIERRRRVHPSPQEIESIAYVSPSSPGRRFGRMFKSADLLMLPSDTREIA